The segment GAAGCTTTAAAAGTCACTTTCCGTTTTTTTAAGCGATTTTAAGCATTTATGCTTCCTAAAATAAGATCGAGAAATCTCTTTGCTTTCATTAGCAAGGAGGTTTTTTTTTGACAAAACAACGCAATATTCAGCCGGAAAATACTTATGTAAGTAAAAAAAGTAAAAAAAGAGACCGTGGTTTGAAACGGTCTTTCAAGCTGGGCTGGAATCACATCCATTTTTTTGCCCATAATTCTACTACATCCAATGCTTTGCCTAGTTCATGGCCTTTTTTTGTTAAGGAATATTCGGTGCGTATCGGTCTTTCTGTAATAACATTGCGAATGACGATGCCGTGATGCTCTAGGTCCTTAATTCGTTCATTAAGCATACGTTTGCTGAGATCTGGAATAAAGCTGTGAATTTCGCTGAATCGCTTCGGCTCATCCATCAGTGCATGGATAATAAGGCCAGTCCATTTCTTGCTGATGAATTGGTACAGCTTCTCCACCTTTTCACTTAAATTGCGCGGAGTCTTTTCTTCGCTCATTTCATTCATCCTCATTTTTTTAGTTATTAATGATAACCAATATATTATAAATAACATAGTTAAATAATTAAAAAAATC is part of the Niallia taxi genome and harbors:
- a CDS encoding winged helix-turn-helix transcriptional regulator yields the protein MSEEKTPRNLSEKVEKLYQFISKKWTGLIIHALMDEPKRFSEIHSFIPDLSKRMLNERIKDLEHHGIVIRNVITERPIRTEYSLTKKGHELGKALDVVELWAKKWM